TCCATCTGCACCACTCCAGCTTCTCCATTGTGCTCCGTAAACCGGTCCCAAATCTCCATTTTCATTTGCCCATTCATCCCAGATGCTTACTCCGTTATCTTTAAGGTACTTGATGTTGGTATCTCCTTTCAGGAACCAAAGCAACTCATAAATAATAGATTTCAAATGCACTTTTTTGGTTGTTACCAAAGGAAATCCTTTAGACAGATCATATCTCAGCTGATATCCGAAAACACTTCTTGTTCCAGTGCCCGTTCTATCGGTTTTATCCGTTCCGTTATCTAAAATATGCTGTAAAAGGTCCAGGTAGTTTTGCATTTTGAATGAGATTTTAAGTTCCAAATTTAGTAAAAACCATCAAAAAAAGCACTCATTTTTATGAATGCTTTTTATAGGTCTGATGTCTATTTTCTATTAAACAACTGTATATCTGCAATCTAACATATATTAAAATTACCATATATTTTCAATTGTCTGATGAATGCTATTTACTGTAAATGATTCTCCTGTTTTTTTACCATACATCACTTTTACCAGGGGAGATTCTGCAGATACAGTCATGATTTTCTGATTTTCAAAGACAAGTTCACCCATTGAAGCAGAGATATAGAACAGTCCTTTATTGGTTTTCACCAATGCACCGTTCTGAACTTTTTCAGAAGGATCGGAAGTTATTTTCTGCAATACAGCCTGCTGATTCAAAACTTCGTTAAGCTGTCTCTGCAGATTATTAATTTCCTGCTGAAGCATTTCTCTTCCGGTTTCATATTTGTCCCCCATAGAGCTTTTCGTATCGTTATTGGAAGCCCTTGTTTCTGCGATAAGGTTTTCAAAATACTGAATTTTGTCGGTTATTTTTGCTTTAATTATATTGATTATTTCCTGTTTGTTCATGGTAACACTGGGATTTTTTATTGTGAGTGGTCAACCACCCTGTCAAAATCTATGATTTTGACACCCTCCGGTGGAGGGGAATTAAGTACCTTTAAAGACTAATCGTTAAAATTTTACAGTTTCAGCAGGTGTTTCAAAGGCTTTGCTATTTATTTTTCAAATACGGCATAATCAGAAATTTTGAAGCTGAATTCTTTTCCGTTATTGAAATCTCTTTTGGTTTTATCAAAAATATTCCTGAATGTTCCTGATACATGGTCGTCTTCAATTGAAAAGTTAACAGGTTCTTTTGACATATTCAAAACTACTAATACTTCATCTTTTCCATTTTTCCTTACATAAGCAAGAATTTTATCATTTGCTGTAGTATTCAGAAGGTACGTTGTGACGTTAGCATCTCCACCTCTTAAAGCAGGGTTGAATACTTTTAAATCTAATAATGTTTTATAGAAGTCGGCTGCCTGATAGGTATTGCTCCACTTGATTACATCTTTTTCGAAGAATTCGAGTCTTTTCATATTCGGAAGTTCCTGTCCTGAATAAAGTAACGGAACACCATTCCATGTTGCAGAGAATACTGCCATAGGTTTTGTGATGACTCCATATTTTTCATATTCGGTTCCGTTCCAAGAATTTTCGTCGTGATTTGTAGTAAACCATGCTCTCATTGAATTGTCTCCGATATTTGAATATTGTTTCAGAAGATCTTTTAATTCCTGAAGAGGTTCATTGTTTTTGTAATAGTCGGCAGATTTGTGCATCCATTTCCAGGAATAGCTGGCATCAAAAACTTTCCCATACTCAGGGCTTTCCAACTCATCAAATTCTCCCAGCCAGAAAAGAGGTTTTACTTTTTCTACTTCGGGGCGGGCCTGCACCCAGAAATCTACTTCTACCCATGAAGCAAGGTCACAACGGAAACCATCAATATCAGTTTCCTGTACCCAGAATTTCATGGCATCAATCATTGCTTGACGCATCTCCTGGTTTTTATAGTCAAGTTCAATAATATCATCCATTCCGGAAGCGATATGGAATTTTCCATCTGGATCTTTCAGATAAAATTCAGGATGTGTTTTTGTCCATACATGATCCCAGCCTGTATGATTGGCTACCCAGTCTATAATTACTTTGAATCCCAATCTGTGTGCCTCATTCACCATATCTTTAAAATCCTGCAGCGTTCCGAATTCAGGATTGATGGAAGTATAATCTGCTGCTGCATACGGGCTCCCCATACTACCTTTTTTATTCTGCTGGGCAATTGGTGTGATGGGCATAAACCAAAGGGTTTTTATTCCCATAGATTTCAGACGGGGCATTTCTTTTGCAAATGCTTTGAAAGTTCCTTCCTGAGTATATTGTCTTATGTTTACTTCGTAGATATTTGTATTATGTTTCCAATCTTTTGGCAGTTCTGTCATTTTCCTGGTATTTTTTCGAGTGGTACAGGAAACAATTCCCAGACCAATTACAGCTAACAAAATTAATTTTTTCATTAAACTATTTTTAACAAAAGTAAGGATTGTTTTTTGGGAAAAGGCAAAATTTAAGGACAGATGAACAGACTTTTTGATGGTATCAGGGGATTTTCTTTTTTATTTTAAAATCTTTCAAAAAACTCAACTGTTATGGGGAAACACTATACTGTCTTTTAATATGAACCTCCTTTTATGGTATCAGAATATACTTTCGAGGTTATAAACTCATCCGAATCTATTGATAACCCTTCTTTTGGGGTTCCTCAACCGGAAATTTGGCATCCCGAACCTGTAAGCCGAACCTTAAGACCTTACATGAGCATTTCAAGACCTCAAAATAGACTTCTAAAACCTCAAACGATATATCCTGAACCTCAAATGATGCTGTTTTAACCTCGCACTTTTGCAAAAAAAAGCCCCGGATCAAAATCCAGGGCCAGTATATTGTGTTGACTATCTTTCGTCATCATTGTCATCTTCATCATCAAAGACATCGTCATTGTAGTCGTCTTCTTCCTCATCATCAAAGCTGTCGTCTTCATCAGCAAAGTTTCCTCCTGATCCAAAATCTTCATCGAAACCAAACTCATCATCTGCCAAAGGCATTGCTGATTTCTTTTTAGATCCTCCGGCACTTCCGTTTTTGCTAGGTGCCTTCAACGGAACGTTTCCGAATCTGTATACTGTGATAGGATAATTAACCCCTTTTGTTTCTTCAATTACTTCTACAAGTTCACAGAAGAATTCCCAAAGGTCAAGAAGCCCGTATTGGAACTGTGCCTTGTCGCCTACACTTTCAAAAGCTTCATCAATGTAAACATCTGACATAATCTCACCATCACCATCATCACTCATATCTTCCAATGGGACACTTTTTACAATTGTTCCGTCATCTTCTAACAGATTAAAAGTAGAAAGCTCATCTCCCTGCAGGCTGAATGCACTTTTAATTCCTAAATGTAAGTTCCATAACGTTTGTTTTCCCTTAACTTCGATATCACGGAAAATATCTTCTTTCGCATCTAATATTACGCGGATTTTGTAAACCATATCAGTTTCTTAAATTACTTTTTTTGCCTTTATAATTATGATAAATCTCTGGTGCAAATATATAATAAATGACATGTGACAAAAAAATATTTCAGGATTTTTTAAAATATTTTTTTTCCTTACATTTTGCCGGAATTATTTACTTTTTTCGAGCATAAAACTAAACTTTGTGCCTTCAAGGTACACACTTTCAACGGTAATATTTTCGTTATGTGCTTCAAGAATATGTTTAACAATGGCTAATCCCAGTCCTGAGCCTCCTTCTCTCCTGCTTCTGCTGGTTTCTACACGATAAAATCTTTCGAAAATCCTTGGAAGAATCTCAGACTTGATTCCCATCCCGTTATCTATCACTTCTATCAGCACCTTATTTTTCAGGATACTGGTCTTTACGATCACTTTTGCTTCCTGTCTGTTGGCATAATGAATCGCATTGGAAATAAGATTAATGAAAACCTGGGAAATTTTCTGTTTATCAGCCTCTACAAAAATTTGTGGATGAAGGGTCTGGATCTGTAATGTTGTATTTCTTTTTTCAGCTTCAAGATCAAGCAGATCGAAAATCTCTTTGATCAGAAGATTGACATCAAATTTCGAAACGGTAAGATTGATTTCGCCTGCCTCCAGCCTGTTGATCATATCAAGATCTGTTACAATGGCAATAAGTCTCTCGACAGATTTATCAATTCTTTCCAGGTATTTATCCCGGATAGTAAGATTGTCTACTCCACCGTCTCTTAAGGTTTCTACATATCCCTGGATAGAAAACAAGGGCGTTTTCAGTTCGTGAGACACATTACCTATATATTCTTTACGGTAGCTTTCCATCTCTTTCATCATATCAATTTCTGATATCTGCTGCTGATTGAGATCTGAAAACCTTTCTCCTAATTCTTTGATGGTGATATTTTCGTCATGATTCTGCACTATTTCCTGCGGAAGGAATCCGGAAAGACCTTTTACCTGTTTTCTGCTGTAGTAATTGAAAAGGAGTTCCAGCACTACACAGTTTATCAGAAAGATCAGGATAATACAGATGAAAAGACCCGTTTTGAACAAAGGGGTCTTATAATAGATATCTTTCAGTGAATCGAATACGACTACTAAAAGGAGCATTACCAGTGTCAGCAGACAGGAGGCAACGAGAGTAAGTCTGTAAAATTTCAATTTTACAACGTTTTAATGATTGAACGTAAAGGTAAGATTTCTAAATAATTAAACGATCAGTTTATACCCAATCCCTTTTAATGTCTGAATCGTATTGATTCCTAGTTTTTCTCTCAACCTTCTGATATGTACATCGATCGTTCTTTCACCAACAATCACATCATTCCCCCAAACCTTTTCAAGAATTTCTTCTCTTTTGAAAACCTTTTCAGTATTGGAAGCCAAAAGGTAAAGCAAGTCAAATTCTTTTTTAGGAAGAAGAAATTGCTGTCCGCTTTTGGAAACTCTGAAATTATCTTTGTCGATAACAAGGTCTCCGATTTCGATTAGTTTTGCATTATCAGAAACCTGCGAGGTCAGCTGTAATAATGCATTCACCTTAGAGATAAGGATTTTCGGTTTGATCAGTTTTACAATGTAGTCATTGGCACCCGCCTGAAAACCTGCTAACTGAGAAAATTCTTCGCTTCTTGCAGAAAGAAACACGATAAGTGTTTTTTGAAGTTCTTTCACTTTACGAAGTTCCTGACAGGTTTCTATACCATCTTTTTCAGGCATCATGACATCTAATAAGATAAGGTCCGGAACAATCTCCTTTGCTTTTTCTATACCTTCATTACCATTGGTAGCTGTATAGATATCATACCCTTCCTTTTCCAAATTGTAAGACAGAATCTCTAAAATGTCCAGTTCATCGTCTATTAAAAGAATTTTTTTGCTCATCTTCTAGTTTAAGAATTCCCACAAAATTAATTATTTCAATTGATTTCATCTATCTGCCAAATGTTAACTAATTATTAAAAAAACGCATTGCAGTAGAAAATTATAAAATCAATAAAAAAATTAAATAATAAATACACATAAATCAAATATAAGGAATAATATTTAAAATTAAAACAAAAATTGTAATTATATAAATTAAACATCAATAACTGTAAATTTCATACATCCGTTAATACAAACTTCACAATTAATTAAGATTCTCCTAAAGTTTTCTTAAAAACTTAGCCTTTATTTTGCCCTTGAAAAAGAAGTAAAAGAAGTAAAATGAAAAAACAACTCCACAAGAGCATCATGCTACTTGCCTTGTTTTCTGCTGGCTATGCTTTTGCACAAAGTCAGATTTTGGAAGGTAGGGTATTGGACGAGAAAGATAACACTCCTATAGAAGGGGTAAAGGTAAAAGTAAATGGACAGGAAGTAACGACTGACATTTCCGGATACTACTCTATCAACCTGTCCCCCGGCACCAATTACATTGTAACGGTAAGCTCCAATGGGTATAACAGAAAAGAGATCAGTGAGGTAATTATCAAAAATGAAGGTAATACTCATCTTGATATCGTAATGGACAAGCCCTCTACCAAGGAAAAAGAAATTGAGGGAGTTGTCATAAAATCAAACGCAAGAAAAGAAACCATAGCCTCTACAATCGGTTTACAGAAGAACGCTGGTGTAGTTTCTCAGGTTATCGGAGTTGAAGCTATTAAAAGAAGTCCGGACAGAAACACAGGTGAAGTTCTGAAGAGAGTTTCCGGGGTGAGTTTATCTGAAGGAAAATATATTGTAGTAAGAGGTTTATCAGACCGTTATAACCAGGCAATGCTGAATGGTATTCAGCTATCCAGTACGGAGCCTGACAGAAAGACTTTCTCTTTTGACCTATTCCCGGCTAACGTTATCGAAACCCTTGTCATCAACAAAACTTTCATTCCAGAATATACAGGTGAATGGGGAGGAGCTTTGATTCAAGTAAATACTAAGGATATTCCCAATAAAAATTTCTTCAACGTACAGGTAGGTGTAGGAGGAAACACTGCTACGATGGGACAGGAATTCCATATGCAGAAAGGAGGAAAATGGGACTTTTTAGGAATTGATGACGGTTACAGAAAGCTTCCTACCAATATGCCTGCAAAAAATGCTTTCAGCATTCTGACTGAAGCTCAGAAAACAGAGATTGGTAAAGGATATACAAAGAACTTAGGATACAACAGTATTGGTTATCCTGAAAATATCAGTTTGCAGTTAGACGGAGGTTTCAATACCAAACTATTTGGAAAAGATTTAGGGGTAATTGCTGTTTTAAACTACAGTAACAACAAGAGAAGAACTGAATCTACCAACCGTTTCTTTACCATCAACAACGAACTTGCTGATACCAACTTCGATTATTTTACAGAAAAATACAGCAACGATATTATTTTAGGAGGAATGTTGAACCTAGCTTTAAAGCTGAACAGCAACAATAAAATTTCCTTAAAGAATATCATCACTAATAATACAGTGAACCACATGTCCTTCAGAACAGGAAAGGACTTTGAATTTGATCCGATCAACGGAACAAATATTATGGCAAGGGAAATTGGATTTAAAGAAACTACTTTCTATAATTCTACCCTTACCGGTAACCACAAAATTGATGTTCTTGGCGGCCTTACTGTAAACTGGTACGGAAGCTTCGGAATCCTGGATCAGTATATTCCTTTACTACAGCGTTTGCAGTATAACCAATACACAAACATGACAGGAAGCCCTTATTTAGCATTAATTTCCAATGGTCTTTCTCAAAAATCAGGAAGTGTATTTTATTCTACCCTAAGCGACTATCTGTATAATGCAGGAGGTGATATCTCCAAAACATTTACAATGTTTGGTCAAAAACAAACGATCAAAGGAGGTTATTTATTCCAGGTAAAAGACAGAATATACAACTCAAGACCGTTCTCTGTAAGACTTGAAAAATTCAACCAGGGGTTA
The window above is part of the Chryseobacterium sp. MA9 genome. Proteins encoded here:
- a CDS encoding alpha-amylase family glycosyl hydrolase, translating into MKKLILLAVIGLGIVSCTTRKNTRKMTELPKDWKHNTNIYEVNIRQYTQEGTFKAFAKEMPRLKSMGIKTLWFMPITPIAQQNKKGSMGSPYAAADYTSINPEFGTLQDFKDMVNEAHRLGFKVIIDWVANHTGWDHVWTKTHPEFYLKDPDGKFHIASGMDDIIELDYKNQEMRQAMIDAMKFWVQETDIDGFRCDLASWVEVDFWVQARPEVEKVKPLFWLGEFDELESPEYGKVFDASYSWKWMHKSADYYKNNEPLQELKDLLKQYSNIGDNSMRAWFTTNHDENSWNGTEYEKYGVITKPMAVFSATWNGVPLLYSGQELPNMKRLEFFEKDVIKWSNTYQAADFYKTLLDLKVFNPALRGGDANVTTYLLNTTANDKILAYVRKNGKDEVLVVLNMSKEPVNFSIEDDHVSGTFRNIFDKTKRDFNNGKEFSFKISDYAVFEK
- a CDS encoding plasmid pRiA4b ORF-3 family protein produces the protein MVYKIRVILDAKEDIFRDIEVKGKQTLWNLHLGIKSAFSLQGDELSTFNLLEDDGTIVKSVPLEDMSDDGDGEIMSDVYIDEAFESVGDKAQFQYGLLDLWEFFCELVEVIEETKGVNYPITVYRFGNVPLKAPSKNGSAGGSKKKSAMPLADDEFGFDEDFGSGGNFADEDDSFDDEEEDDYNDDVFDDEDDNDDER
- a CDS encoding cell wall metabolism sensor histidine kinase WalK: MKFYRLTLVASCLLTLVMLLLVVVFDSLKDIYYKTPLFKTGLFICIILIFLINCVVLELLFNYYSRKQVKGLSGFLPQEIVQNHDENITIKELGERFSDLNQQQISEIDMMKEMESYRKEYIGNVSHELKTPLFSIQGYVETLRDGGVDNLTIRDKYLERIDKSVERLIAIVTDLDMINRLEAGEINLTVSKFDVNLLIKEIFDLLDLEAEKRNTTLQIQTLHPQIFVEADKQKISQVFINLISNAIHYANRQEAKVIVKTSILKNKVLIEVIDNGMGIKSEILPRIFERFYRVETSRSRREGGSGLGLAIVKHILEAHNENITVESVYLEGTKFSFMLEKSK
- a CDS encoding response regulator — translated: MSKKILLIDDELDILEILSYNLEKEGYDIYTATNGNEGIEKAKEIVPDLILLDVMMPEKDGIETCQELRKVKELQKTLIVFLSARSEEFSQLAGFQAGANDYIVKLIKPKILISKVNALLQLTSQVSDNAKLIEIGDLVIDKDNFRVSKSGQQFLLPKKEFDLLYLLASNTEKVFKREEILEKVWGNDVIVGERTIDVHIRRLREKLGINTIQTLKGIGYKLIV
- a CDS encoding TonB-dependent receptor domain-containing protein, translating into MKKQLHKSIMLLALFSAGYAFAQSQILEGRVLDEKDNTPIEGVKVKVNGQEVTTDISGYYSINLSPGTNYIVTVSSNGYNRKEISEVIIKNEGNTHLDIVMDKPSTKEKEIEGVVIKSNARKETIASTIGLQKNAGVVSQVIGVEAIKRSPDRNTGEVLKRVSGVSLSEGKYIVVRGLSDRYNQAMLNGIQLSSTEPDRKTFSFDLFPANVIETLVINKTFIPEYTGEWGGALIQVNTKDIPNKNFFNVQVGVGGNTATMGQEFHMQKGGKWDFLGIDDGYRKLPTNMPAKNAFSILTEAQKTEIGKGYTKNLGYNSIGYPENISLQLDGGFNTKLFGKDLGVIAVLNYSNNKRRTESTNRFFTINNELADTNFDYFTEKYSNDIILGGMLNLALKLNSNNKISLKNIITNNTVNHMSFRTGKDFEFDPINGTNIMAREIGFKETTFYNSTLTGNHKIDVLGGLTVNWYGSFGILDQYIPLLQRLQYNQYTNMTGSPYLALISNGLSQKSGSVFYSTLSDYLYNAGGDISKTFTMFGQKQTIKGGYLFQVKDRIYNSRPFSVRLEKFNQGLLSQPFETIFNPGNFGGNGGFTFDEIAGNQYRYIANTILNAGYLQFDNNFTPWLRAVWGLRVENFDQLVGSTKKSDDRFVNTRVTDFLPAVNLTFKVNPKMNIRVAGSQTVVRPEFREVSPLAYYDFDLGATVIGNKSIERTKITSADVRWEYYPRNGEIISVAGFYKNFKKPIELYFNQSGVGTSNTFNYLNVDKADAYGVELEVRKKLDFVSALKNFTLGGNVALIKNKVTDEATKIDRPMQGQSPYTVNVSLQYDTEKSGWSSTVLFNMIGRRILYVGNDQVPPIWEAPRPLLDFQLAKKIWSNKGEIKLNVSDILNRRAKFYHDLNDNGKYDNKDALAIERLMGTNISLTLGYNF